The Williamsoniiplasma somnilux genome includes a window with the following:
- the mnmA gene encoding tRNA 2-thiouridine(34) synthase MnmA → MKKKVIVGLSGGVDSSVAALLLLEQGYEVEGLFMRNWDSNVNGDILGNNESPDEICTQEQDYIDATRVADKLGIKLHRTDFIKEYWDYVFEYFITEYKKGRTPNPDILCNKYIKFDKFLDHAINNLHADYIAMGHYAGVRFNNTTEQFEMLRAADQNKDQTYFLCQLNQKQLSKTLFPLQNLEKSEIRKLAKEHNLATADKKDSTGICFIGEREFTKFLQNYIPNQPGDIVDIHTQKIVGKHIGVMYYTIGQRKGLNLGGMDEPYYVAKKDIEQKIIYVAKASDESFLLSKSCEVNEINFTLDISKYVDDVNDFECSAKFRYRQKDQKVFLKKVDYKTYQVIFDNQVKAVTEGQEAVFYLNEICIGGGVINKVFN, encoded by the coding sequence ATGAAAAAGAAAGTGATAGTAGGTTTATCAGGTGGTGTTGATTCTTCGGTTGCGGCTTTATTGCTTTTGGAACAAGGTTATGAAGTTGAAGGTTTATTTATGCGTAACTGAGATTCAAATGTCAATGGTGATATTTTGGGTAACAATGAATCTCCTGATGAAATTTGCACCCAAGAACAAGATTATATAGATGCTACTCGTGTAGCTGACAAATTAGGCATTAAATTACACAGAACAGATTTTATAAAAGAATATTGAGATTATGTTTTTGAATATTTTATAACAGAATATAAAAAGGGCAGAACACCAAATCCTGATATTTTGTGTAATAAATATATAAAATTCGATAAATTTCTTGATCATGCAATTAATAATTTACATGCAGATTACATTGCTATGGGTCATTACGCAGGTGTTAGATTCAATAATACAACCGAACAATTCGAAATGCTTCGTGCTGCCGATCAAAATAAAGACCAAACATATTTTTTGTGTCAATTAAATCAAAAACAATTATCCAAAACATTATTTCCTTTGCAAAATTTAGAAAAAAGCGAAATTAGAAAATTAGCAAAAGAACATAATTTAGCAACTGCAGATAAAAAAGATTCTACTGGGATTTGTTTTATAGGTGAACGAGAATTTACTAAATTTTTACAAAATTATATACCAAATCAACCCGGAGATATAGTTGATATCCATACTCAAAAAATAGTTGGAAAACATATCGGTGTTATGTATTATACAATCGGTCAAAGAAAAGGTTTAAATCTTGGTGGAATGGATGAACCTTATTATGTTGCTAAAAAAGATATTGAACAAAAAATAATTTATGTTGCTAAAGCAAGTGATGAATCGTTTTTATTATCAAAATCTTGTGAAGTTAATGAAATTAACTTTACTTTAGATATTAGTAAATATGTTGATGATGTTAATGATTTTGAGTGTTCTGCAAAATTTAGATATCGTCAAAAAGACCAAAAAGTATTTTTGAAAAAAGTTGATTATAAAACTTATCAAGTAATTTTTGATAATCAAGTTAAAGCTGTAACAGAAGGTCAAGAAGCAGTTTTTTATTTAAATGAGATTTGTATTGGTGGAGGAGTTATTAATAAAGTTTTTAATTAA
- a CDS encoding NCS2 family permease — translation MDTENLINLEANKQNKFANQTPEQTAALNAKNFKFSQNKAISKIQKYFKFDTLGSTFKKEIMGGLITFLAMSYILSVNPAIVSNAVSIHDPNQHMNTFGIFLATALTSFIGTFVIGIFANVPLAVSASMGLNAMFVFNIANGSGGIGYEGALIATMLSSIVFVILSVTPLRKLIINAIPKSLVLGVGIAIGFFISYAGISGMGWVAKSDGGLPIASLAILRNNYPMIIVGTFTFGLMLILHYKKVPGSAALAILTGFIIVVIVANSLPDNHWLVVDKGGFGASNFSLIGHGWEYDFSGFTLNIKNTWKEFSNPEIWNKPVLYISIFVVMFMCFFDATGTLAATSVQLNKRTNQHHEIQQKALIVDSASTVIAASLASTPACVYVESSAGIEQGARTGFASIITAFLFLSSIALFPIFKAIPQCVTSAALIFVGIMMITGITEIEWKKPEFSVAVFLTIMFMMVTYTIANGMAVGFIAYTFIMIVTGKIKQVPIAMWPLTAIFIAYFVATSFIQ, via the coding sequence ATGGATACAGAAAATCTAATAAATTTAGAAGCAAATAAACAAAACAAATTTGCTAATCAAACCCCCGAACAAACGGCTGCTCTTAATGCTAAAAATTTTAAATTTAGTCAAAATAAAGCAATATCAAAAATTCAAAAGTATTTTAAATTTGATACTTTAGGTTCTACTTTTAAAAAAGAAATAATGGGAGGTTTGATAACATTTTTGGCAATGTCTTATATTTTATCTGTAAACCCAGCCATTGTTAGTAACGCTGTTTCGATTCATGATCCTAATCAACACATGAATACATTTGGAATTTTTTTAGCCACAGCACTAACGTCTTTTATTGGGACTTTTGTGATTGGAATTTTTGCAAATGTACCTTTAGCGGTTTCTGCTTCAATGGGTCTTAATGCAATGTTTGTTTTCAACATTGCCAACGGAAGTGGAGGAATTGGATATGAGGGTGCTTTGATTGCAACTATGTTATCATCAATTGTTTTCGTTATTTTATCAGTTACTCCTTTAAGAAAATTAATTATTAATGCTATTCCAAAAAGTTTAGTTCTTGGTGTCGGAATTGCAATCGGTTTTTTCATTTCTTATGCTGGAATATCTGGAATGGGTTGAGTTGCTAAAAGCGACGGCGGTTTACCAATTGCTTCTTTAGCGATTTTAAGAAATAATTATCCAATGATCATAGTAGGAACTTTTACATTTGGTTTAATGTTAATTTTGCATTATAAAAAAGTTCCTGGTTCAGCTGCTTTAGCAATTTTAACAGGATTTATAATTGTGGTTATTGTTGCCAATTCTTTACCTGATAATCATTGATTAGTTGTTGATAAAGGTGGTTTCGGAGCATCCAATTTTTCTTTAATTGGTCATGGTTGAGAATATGATTTTAGTGGTTTTACTTTAAATATTAAAAATACCTGAAAAGAATTTTCTAACCCCGAAATTTGAAATAAGCCAGTTTTATATATTTCAATATTTGTTGTTATGTTTATGTGTTTTTTTGATGCGACAGGAACATTAGCTGCTACAAGTGTTCAATTAAATAAACGAACTAATCAACATCACGAAATCCAACAAAAAGCTTTAATCGTCGATTCAGCTTCAACTGTTATTGCCGCTTCTTTAGCTTCAACTCCTGCTTGTGTTTATGTTGAAAGTTCAGCCGGAATTGAACAAGGAGCAAGAACAGGTTTTGCTTCAATTATTACTGCATTTTTATTTTTATCATCAATTGCTTTATTTCCTATTTTTAAAGCAATTCCTCAATGTGTTACTTCTGCGGCTTTAATATTTGTGGGAATTATGATGATTACAGGAATAACAGAAATAGAATGAAAAAAACCAGAATTTTCAGTAGCAGTATTTTTAACTATTATGTTTATGATGGTTACTTATACAATTGCTAATGGAATGGCTGTCGGATTTATTGCTTATACATTCATTATGATAGTTACAGGTAAAATAAAACAAGTGCCTATCGCAATGTGACCGTTAACAGCGATTTTTATTGCCTATTTTGTCGCAACATCCTTTATTCAATAA
- the dnaJ gene encoding molecular chaperone DnaJ: MAKRDYYEILGLSKNADETEIKKAYRNLAKKYHPDVNKGHDAEEKFKEVNEAAQILLDKDKRAMYDKLGHAGVDGQSGFGGSGFGGFEDFFSSAGGFGDIFGSMFGGTGQSSSSRRNYGPSRGEDIVVDVQLNFKELMFGVDKIIKTKLLTKCKTCDGIGAPNKNDVKTCGQCGGSGSIMTTQRMGPLSFQSQAKCPNCNGAGKTFANKCRDCSGHGYKFETQEITLPIPKGTRPGQQLMMSGAGHASEDGGPNGNIYINVGIIKSNIFSISGSSDLIMNYNISYLDAILGNEITIETYDGIIKMKVPKGINSGEYITIKDKGLHKDSHSHKRGDLKLKVNIVVPSSASKEVKEKLEEINNKDEFKAKNKLE, translated from the coding sequence ATGGCAAAAAGAGACTATTATGAAATTTTAGGATTATCTAAAAATGCTGATGAAACGGAAATCAAAAAAGCATATCGGAATCTTGCAAAAAAATATCACCCTGATGTAAATAAAGGTCATGATGCAGAAGAAAAATTTAAAGAAGTCAATGAAGCTGCTCAAATTTTGTTAGATAAAGATAAAAGAGCTATGTATGACAAATTAGGCCATGCAGGAGTTGATGGGCAATCAGGATTTGGTGGTTCAGGATTTGGTGGTTTTGAAGATTTTTTCTCATCAGCTGGAGGATTTGGAGATATTTTTGGTAGCATGTTTGGCGGAACTGGACAAAGTTCTAGTTCTCGCAGAAATTATGGCCCTTCAAGGGGTGAAGATATTGTTGTTGATGTTCAATTAAATTTTAAAGAATTAATGTTTGGTGTTGATAAAATAATTAAAACTAAATTATTAACAAAGTGTAAGACTTGTGATGGTATTGGAGCTCCAAATAAAAATGATGTTAAAACTTGTGGTCAATGTGGCGGAAGTGGTTCAATAATGACAACTCAAAGAATGGGACCATTAAGTTTCCAATCACAAGCTAAATGTCCAAACTGTAATGGGGCAGGAAAAACATTCGCTAATAAATGCCGCGATTGTTCAGGACATGGTTATAAATTTGAAACTCAAGAAATAACTTTACCTATTCCAAAAGGAACTAGACCCGGTCAACAACTTATGATGTCGGGTGCAGGACACGCTAGTGAAGATGGTGGTCCTAACGGGAATATTTATATTAACGTTGGAATTATTAAAAGTAACATTTTTTCAATTTCTGGATCATCTGATTTAATTATGAATTATAACATTTCTTATTTAGATGCAATTTTAGGAAATGAAATCACAATTGAAACTTATGATGGAATCATTAAAATGAAAGTTCCTAAAGGAATTAATTCAGGAGAGTATATCACAATCAAAGATAAAGGGTTGCATAAGGATTCTCACTCTCATAAGCGTGGAGATTTAAAATTGAAAGTAAATATCGTTGTTCCTTCATCAGCTTCCAAAGAAGTTAAAGAAAAATTAGAAGAAATTAATAATAAAGATGAATTTAAAGCAAAAAATAAATTAGAATAA
- the dnaK gene encoding molecular chaperone DnaK gives MSKEKIIGIDLGTTNSVVSVMEGGQPIVLENPEGQRTTASVVAFKNSEIIVGGAAKRQAVTNPNVVISAKRKMGTTDKFHVNNKDYTPEQISAEILRYIKKYAEDKLGEKITKAVITVPAYFNDAQRKATKDAGTIAGLKVERIINEPTAAALAYGLEKKNKEQKVLVYDLGGGTFDVSILELADGTFEVLSTSGDNKLGGDDFDQKIIDWLVFKIKNEANADLSKDKMALQRLKEEAEKAKINLSSQSETEINLPFIAMNADGPVSYSTNLSKAEFEKMTKDLVDRTSKPVKDALEAAKLKPSDINEILLVGGSTRIPAVQTLVKTLLGKEPNRTINPDEVVAMGAAIQGGVLAGDVTDVLLLDVTPLSLGIETMGGVFTKLIERNTTIPTEKSQIFSTAVDNQPAVDINILQGERPMAADNKSLGQFQLTGIKPAPKGTPQIEVTFKIDVNGIVSVTAKDKQTNEEKSITISNSGSLSEAEIEKMVKEAEENSEADNKKRQNIELKNKAESYINIIESSLAEAGDKITPEQKTQSETMVNEIRELLAKDDYDALAQKMEELEKAMTAAAEFANSQAQANPSENIEENSESDKSENN, from the coding sequence ATGAGTAAAGAAAAAATTATAGGAATCGATTTAGGAACAACTAATTCAGTTGTTTCAGTTATGGAAGGTGGACAACCAATAGTTTTAGAAAATCCAGAAGGACAAAGAACTACAGCTTCAGTTGTTGCTTTCAAAAATTCAGAAATTATTGTTGGTGGGGCTGCTAAAAGACAAGCAGTTACTAATCCAAATGTTGTAATCTCAGCAAAAAGAAAAATGGGTACAACTGATAAATTTCATGTAAATAACAAAGATTACACACCAGAACAAATTTCTGCTGAAATCTTAAGATACATTAAAAAATATGCAGAAGATAAATTAGGGGAAAAAATTACTAAAGCCGTAATTACTGTGCCTGCTTATTTCAATGATGCTCAACGTAAAGCAACTAAAGATGCCGGGACAATTGCTGGATTGAAAGTTGAACGTATTATTAACGAACCAACTGCTGCTGCATTAGCTTATGGATTAGAGAAAAAAAATAAAGAACAAAAAGTTTTAGTTTACGATTTAGGTGGAGGAACATTTGATGTTTCAATTCTTGAATTGGCAGATGGTACTTTTGAAGTTTTATCAACATCTGGTGATAACAAACTTGGAGGGGATGATTTTGACCAAAAAATTATTGATTGATTAGTGTTTAAAATTAAAAACGAAGCAAATGCAGATCTTTCAAAAGACAAAATGGCTTTACAAAGATTAAAAGAAGAAGCAGAAAAAGCTAAAATTAATTTATCTTCTCAATCAGAAACAGAAATTAATTTACCTTTTATTGCCATGAATGCTGATGGTCCAGTTTCTTATTCAACTAACTTATCAAAAGCAGAATTCGAAAAAATGACAAAGGACTTAGTTGATAGAACTTCAAAACCTGTTAAAGATGCTCTTGAAGCAGCTAAATTAAAACCATCAGACATCAATGAAATTTTATTAGTTGGAGGATCAACAAGAATTCCTGCTGTTCAAACTTTAGTAAAAACATTATTAGGAAAAGAACCAAACAGAACCATTAATCCAGATGAAGTTGTAGCTATGGGTGCTGCAATTCAAGGTGGAGTTTTAGCAGGTGATGTTACAGATGTTTTATTATTAGATGTAACTCCACTTTCTTTAGGAATCGAAACAATGGGTGGAGTGTTTACTAAGTTGATCGAACGTAACACTACAATTCCAACAGAAAAATCGCAAATCTTTTCAACAGCAGTAGATAATCAACCAGCAGTTGATATTAACATTTTACAAGGTGAAAGACCTATGGCTGCAGATAACAAATCTTTAGGTCAATTCCAATTAACAGGAATTAAACCAGCACCTAAAGGGACTCCTCAAATTGAAGTAACTTTTAAAATTGATGTAAACGGAATTGTTTCAGTAACTGCAAAAGATAAACAAACAAATGAAGAAAAATCGATCACTATTTCAAATTCTGGTTCATTAAGCGAAGCAGAAATCGAAAAAATGGTTAAAGAAGCTGAAGAAAATTCTGAAGCAGATAACAAAAAACGTCAAAATATCGAATTAAAAAATAAAGCTGAATCATACATTAACATTATTGAATCTTCATTAGCTGAAGCAGGAGATAAAATCACTCCTGAGCAAAAAACTCAAAGTGAAACAATGGTTAATGAAATTAGAGAATTGTTAGCAAAAGATGATTATGATGCTTTAGCACAAAAAATGGAAGAATTAGAAAAAGCAATGACAGCTGCTGCAGAATTTGCAAATAGCCAAGCACAAGCTAATCCAAGTGAAAATATAGAAGAAAATTCTGAATCAGATAAATCAGAAAATAATTAA
- a CDS encoding nucleotide exchange factor GrpE: MSKENNQLIPKNILEILEGLKNPIETNNANNEPKENSKENQKHKETKPYEVLKKYLEELVLTKNKLEEQNLESIAKIQTMARRHKEEEISIRKYGGIKLAEEIIKPIDLFKKVLEMPTTSDEVKNYLMGFNMIVNQLEQVFSDNGITVISVKPGDKFDHTIHNANEAIESNDYKKDEVVQVISNGYKMHDRVIVHAIVKVAK, encoded by the coding sequence ATGAGTAAAGAAAATAATCAATTAATCCCGAAAAATATTTTAGAAATTTTAGAAGGTTTAAAAAATCCTATAGAAACAAATAATGCAAACAATGAGCCGAAAGAAAATTCAAAAGAAAATCAAAAACATAAAGAAACTAAACCTTATGAAGTTTTAAAAAAATATCTTGAAGAATTAGTTTTAACTAAAAATAAATTAGAAGAACAAAATTTAGAATCAATCGCTAAAATCCAAACAATGGCAAGAAGACACAAAGAAGAAGAAATCAGCATTCGTAAGTATGGGGGCATTAAATTAGCTGAGGAAATTATTAAGCCAATAGATTTATTTAAAAAAGTTTTGGAAATGCCTACAACAAGTGATGAGGTTAAAAATTATTTAATGGGTTTCAATATGATTGTTAACCAATTAGAACAAGTATTTAGTGACAACGGCATTACAGTTATTTCTGTAAAGCCTGGAGATAAATTTGATCATACAATTCATAACGCCAATGAAGCAATTGAATCCAATGATTACAAAAAAGATGAAGTAGTTCAAGTTATATCGAACGGATATAAAATGCATGATCGTGTAATTGTACATGCCATAGTAAAAGTAGCAAAATAG